GTGGCGATGTGAGACAGTAGCTGGTAGCAAAAGAGATGGGAAATATGTTAGGGTATTTAGGTGTTCTGATGTAGTCATTCTCATCGTGTTATTTTGTACAATGTTGACGTGTCAATGTCTTATTGGCTACTAATATAAAGCCTAAAATAGTCATAACCGCTTCAAAAGCGGAATtggtataataaacaatttaagttttttaaatctcaacacgaaaataatattaaataataatattttattaaattttcaacttttattttatctcaattcactgTCTAAATCATACCtatgtttttcttaaaatccaaataaaatattttaagttaaacaatttcactactatttagaCTTAGGACTGTAAAAAAATCGGTGAACTAATAAAACCAACCAACTTGATGTGTTCGGTTTGGTTCGAAACTGGTTCACTTTGGTTTCAATTTcgatatctaataataaaaatcggTTATAAACCAGTTTTGATATTTAGAACATTGgtagatatatattaatatttcatattatatataaaatatttgttatatgattttttatattatattatatgttaattgctaattaatataatctgaaattttaatattattattcatctatattaattttataatataaaatttgatataatataaaattaatcttataagttttaatatcacaatcaattaagatataacataaattaatcttataatataaaatgtgaattttgatataagagataaattttaattttataacataaaatgagaaatatggATCAATCAATTGCTAAAGTTTTGTTCAATTATGAATTTGTTTATtcgtaaaattgaaaaaatagatctgaccaaatttaaaaaaatttaaaatttcagttTCAAGATAGTCAATCCGATATCTattcttaaatgaaaaatatacattacttttcacaatattttacataaaaatattttaaaatgagagacatttttatgaactatcttataagaataatataattttacaaaaatactcttattttataatatataatatgaaatattatgtatatcgttattattattaaattttctaaacagatattgtaaaaaaaaagggGATCGTGTTACGCCCCTGTTCGGACTCCTCGCACATAACAAGTCACAAGTCACAAGTCACCTCCTCGTATATAAAGCACAGCACACATCCAACTTATCCGGAGTAGGCACTGTCTCGCTCACACCGATCCCGAAACACCACACAAAGGAAGAGAACCCTCGATTCTCAAGAAAGCCCTAAAGGCTAAACCCTCTTTGATTTGCAATTCCATCAATCTCGCATCAAAACACTCCCTTTGGCCATGGACGCTCAGAGAGCTCTACTAGATGAACTTATGGGTGCAAGTATTTCCATTTAACCCTAACTCCCGTTTCCTCTGGCTTTTTTGAGTATTTCTCACCATTTGCTGTTTCTTTATGCTTGTATGAAAATCTTGGGTACATTTagggttttgatttttgttcCTTCAATTCTGATTTTCTGAAATATGGAAATCAAATAATGCTTTGGTTGCAATTTTTATCCCTTTTATTTTGCCTTTGGTGAATTTTTTAGCTCGTAATTTGACGGAGGAAGAGAGAAAGGGATTCAAGGAGATTAATTGGGACGATAAGGAGGTTTGTGCTTGCTATATGGTTCGATTTTGTCCGCATGATCTCTTCGTCAATACGCGGAGCGATCTAGGTGAGCTGAAATTAGTTTTTACCGGATTTCGCTAGGTTGGAGATTCTGTTTGGTCGCTGAGAAAACACGGgaaaataaaagatttattCTTTCCAGATCTCTGTCTCCCCccaaaaaaattagattattgcCTCTAGGTTTGGTTGGTGAGaagtttgatttatttatttttgctaaAATTGATCAGCAACAACGgggagttgttttatttttctcatgttTGTTGAGTACAAGATTTGGctgattattttgttttgccttTTGGTGCAGGACCTTGCCCTAGACTACACGATCAAAAGTTGAAAGAAAGGTGATTGACTTTGGATTTAACCTCTTAATTTTTGTGTCATGTTTAGCTCACAACcaatatcagaatttttttcttcattattattttttgttttaaggtACTAATtcgtgtttttttatttatttattttggtggcTTTAGTTTTTAAAGTCTCACAACCaacatcagatttttttttcttcattgttatttttgtttctaGGTACTAATTGGTGTTTTTCATTTTGGTGGTTTTAGTTTTGAGAAGTCTCCAAGACATGACACATACGTGCCAAAATTTGAAGCTGAACTTGCTCAGTTTTGCGAAAAATTGGTAGGTAAAAAATTTCTttccatccccccccccccccccccccccccccccccccccccccccccccccccccccccccccccccccccccccaccccccccggGGCCCCGGGGGGCCCtgcccaaaaaaaagaaaaaacaaaaaaagcctGTTTGTCTTCTATGTTTCTCTCATATTACTTGCTCTATTGCAGGTGATGGACTTGGATAGAAGAGTTAGGCGTGGGCGTTCTCGTCTTTCTCAAGAGGTGGAACCCACCCCAGCACCTCCACTATCAGCTGAAAAATCTGAACAGTTTTCCGTgttggaagaaaaaataaagaacctGCTGGAACAAGTGGAGGCCCTAGGTGAAGCTGGGAAAGTTGATGAAGCTGAAGCACTCATGAGAAAGGTAATGGCACTGTGTTTCTGTTAAGCATCAAAAGCCACATCTATTAGTCTCTTAAAGGAGTTACCAGCATTGACCAAATAGAGAGTGTCACTGCATTTCTAATCACCGCTTTTCTAATCACTGCAATGATTCCCTCCATAGTACTTTGTTATCATAGCCATTAGATGCACCAATTATAGAAGAACTTTAACTTTTGTTTGAAACATTTCCAAAGCCCAAAGCGGACCACATTTAGGTTTCTTGGTGTTTAATGTTGaacttttttgttaactttcttTTACAGGTGGAGGCACTTAATGCTGAGAAGACAGCATTGGCCCAACAACCCCAGAATGATAAAGTGCTGATGCTTGCACAGGAGAAAAAGATGGCCCTATGCGAAATCTGTGGTTCTTTTCTTGTAGCAAATGATGCTGTTGAGAGGACCCAATCCCACATTACAGGGAAGCAACACATTGGCTATGGCATGGTCCGGGATTTCATCATCGAGTACAAGGTGAGTCTCCCTTTAGAAACAAGTTTATAAGAATTTTGCTATCATGTTTTGGtggataaaagtaaatttttattgTATTCCAGGAAGCTAAGGAGAAGGCGAGGGAAGAGGAAAGATTAGCTAGGGAGAAAGAAGCAGAAGAGAGAAGGAAGCAGAGGGAAAAGGATAATGAAAGGAGGAGAAGTGGTTCAGGGGATAGAGACAGGCATCATGATCGTGATCGAGACAGGGAACGGGAACGGGATAGATATCATGACCGAGATCAAGATCGTGAAAGGTCTAGGGATGGGAGTTCTAGAAGTAGTCGAGACGGAGGAAGAGGGATGGATTGGAGGTCCAGGAATGGTAGAGAAGGAACCAGGGATAGGTACCGTGATCGGAGTAGATCACGCTCACCTGCTAGGCATGGTCACAGAAGGTCACCTAGAAGTCCAGTTCGCCCGTATTAGTCAATTGAGTTGATGTGTGTCTGACGTTTAAAATTGCGAGGTagatttcatatatttattttttacctgAAAACCTTTTTGAGCATGTGTTTGAGTCATCCGTTATCTTGTCAACGTGGGTGAAACTTTTCTTTGCTATCTCACAGCTTTATTGAGACTATACCATCTGTCTCCCTTTCATCGATATTATTAACGGAGAAAAGGGTTGAGGTAGGTATAACTTCATTGCTGTATCTCTTTTTTAATCCATTTTAGGCTTTGGTGGAATTATTTCTGTTGCAGCATCTGTCTCTGAAATTTTCtcatctatataattttttggagTCATCTTGGGCTATATACTCCGATGTTAATTTAAATGGTCGGACTCAAACTATATGCCTGATTGAGACTGCAGCCGAGAGAGAGTTGGGGTTTTTCTCA
The genomic region above belongs to Carya illinoinensis cultivar Pawnee chromosome 4, C.illinoinensisPawnee_v1, whole genome shotgun sequence and contains:
- the LOC122306937 gene encoding luc7-like protein 3 isoform X1, producing the protein MDAQRALLDELMGATRNLTEEERKGFKEINWDDKEVCACYMVRFCPHDLFVNTRSDLGPCPRLHDQKLKESFEKSPRHDTYVPKFEAELAQFCEKLVMDLDRRVRRGRSRLSQEVEPTPAPPLSAEKSEQFSVLEEKIKNLLEQVEALGEAGKVDEAEALMRKVEALNAEKTALAQQPQNDKVLMLAQEKKMALCEICGSFLVANDAVERTQSHITGKQHIGYGMVRDFIIEYKEAKEKAREEERLAREKEAEERRKQREKDNERRRSGSGDRDRHHDRDRDRERERDRYHDRDQDRERSRDGSSRSSRDGGRGMDWRSRNGREGTRDRYRDRSRSRSPARHGHRRSPRSPVRPY
- the LOC122306937 gene encoding luc7-like protein 3 isoform X2, producing the protein MDAQRALLDELMGARPCPRLHDQKLKESFEKSPRHDTYVPKFEAELAQFCEKLVMDLDRRVRRGRSRLSQEVEPTPAPPLSAEKSEQFSVLEEKIKNLLEQVEALGEAGKVDEAEALMRKVEALNAEKTALAQQPQNDKVLMLAQEKKMALCEICGSFLVANDAVERTQSHITGKQHIGYGMVRDFIIEYKEAKEKAREEERLAREKEAEERRKQREKDNERRRSGSGDRDRHHDRDRDRERERDRYHDRDQDRERSRDGSSRSSRDGGRGMDWRSRNGREGTRDRYRDRSRSRSPARHGHRRSPRSPVRPY